In a genomic window of Gossypium arboreum isolate Shixiya-1 chromosome 7, ASM2569848v2, whole genome shotgun sequence:
- the LOC108479503 gene encoding uncharacterized protein LOC108479503 isoform X2, giving the protein MNPSSIELSLSLKPSYVPKSRSSLLLDLSKIDNQYYKLSVLSDYICKLEEELARVQPFKHLLPLCTLLLMEETETLKDKLLNINNEKEQREIQEECDANLQSCKEKGNNMERLMLGYKKNSTWNSVGESSSDGKGKEVAAIDQYSWRNDNQGFMYLNNYDHHHHPKPLTQPIWKNNRRCWSSELHSRFVEALNMLGGIEG; this is encoded by the exons ATGAATCCAAGCTCTATAGAGCTTAGCTTGAGTCTTAAGCCATCATATGTCCCTAAATCCAGAAGCAGCTTGCTCTTAGATTTATCCAAAATCGATAATCAGTATTATAAGTTATCAGTGTTGAGTGATTATATTTGCAAGCTTGAAGAAGAGTTAGCTAGGGTTCAGCCTTTCAAACATCTTCTTCCTCTATGCACCCTACTTCTAATGGAGG AAACTGAAACATTAAAGGATAAGCTTCTAAACATAAACAATGAGAAAGAACAAAGGGAAATCCAGGAAGAATGTGATGCAAATCTCCAG TCATGCAAAGAGAAAGGAAACAACATGGAAAGATTAATGTTGGGATACAAGAAGAATAGTACATGGAATAGTGTTGGAGAATCAAGCAGTGATGGAAAAGGAAAGGAGGTGGCAGCCATTGATCAATATTCATGGAGAAATGATAACCAAGGTTTCATGTATCTTAATAATTATGATCATCATCATCACCCAAAACCATTGACACAACCCATTTGGAAGAACAATAGGAGATGTTGGTCTTCTGAGCTTCATTCAAGATTTGTGGAGGCTTTGAATATGCTTGGAGGCATTGAAG GTTGA
- the LOC108479503 gene encoding transcription factor HHO5-like isoform X1, whose product MNPSSIELSLSLKPSYVPKSRSSLLLDLSKIDNQYYKLSVLSDYICKLEEELARVQPFKHLLPLCTLLLMEETETLKDKLLNINNEKEQREIQEECDANLQSCKEKGNNMERLMLGYKKNSTWNSVGESSSDGKGKEVAAIDQYSWRNDNQGFMYLNNYDHHHHPKPLTQPIWKNNRRCWSSELHSRFVEALNMLGGIEVATPKQIRNLMQVEGLTIEQVKSHLQKYRLHYGKVRLV is encoded by the exons ATGAATCCAAGCTCTATAGAGCTTAGCTTGAGTCTTAAGCCATCATATGTCCCTAAATCCAGAAGCAGCTTGCTCTTAGATTTATCCAAAATCGATAATCAGTATTATAAGTTATCAGTGTTGAGTGATTATATTTGCAAGCTTGAAGAAGAGTTAGCTAGGGTTCAGCCTTTCAAACATCTTCTTCCTCTATGCACCCTACTTCTAATGGAGG AAACTGAAACATTAAAGGATAAGCTTCTAAACATAAACAATGAGAAAGAACAAAGGGAAATCCAGGAAGAATGTGATGCAAATCTCCAG TCATGCAAAGAGAAAGGAAACAACATGGAAAGATTAATGTTGGGATACAAGAAGAATAGTACATGGAATAGTGTTGGAGAATCAAGCAGTGATGGAAAAGGAAAGGAGGTGGCAGCCATTGATCAATATTCATGGAGAAATGATAACCAAGGTTTCATGTATCTTAATAATTATGATCATCATCATCACCCAAAACCATTGACACAACCCATTTGGAAGAACAATAGGAGATGTTGGTCTTCTGAGCTTCATTCAAGATTTGTGGAGGCTTTGAATATGCTTGGAGGCATTGAAG TGGCTACTCCTAAGCAAATCAGAAATTTGATGCAGGTTGAGGGGCTGACAATTGAGCAAGTAAAAAGTCATTTGCAG AAATACAGACTTCATTATGGTAAGGTTCGATTGGTATAG